The DNA region GTTTTTTGTTCTTTTAGGGCAACCTATACGCAGACGCAGACATTTATGTTTTTTCATACTGCAATAAACTTGTACCTGAGTGTTTTACACCTATTTAATGGAGGAGGGAGTTTGCATGGTTCAAAACAACGATAAAAGCCATCAAGAAAAATTGACCAATGAATTAAGGTACATCACGAATACGTGGCAAACCATACAAAACGAGGAGTTCCCAGAAGGACCATATGGTGCCTCCCTATATCCTCACGATCGATTAGGAAAAGTAACACCATGGGAACCACAGCAGCAAGTCACATCTGCATTTAAAGATGAGAATCCAGCATTTTCTAGCGGCACAGTTCCACCACCAGGTAGTGAACCGCCAGGTAACCAACTCGAGGAATAACTAGAGTAAACTGCAATTGTATCGCCCTTTATGAAATACAAAACTGCACGTGCCATACCCACGCACACTCAATACATGTACGCAATGGGAATACGGCATGTGCAGTATCCTTGCTTTAATTAGGCATCTGCCTTTTGCGCAAGCTTTAATTTCAATGCGGCCAACTCATCATCGACTTCACTATCGCCAAGTTGTTTAAATTCGTCGTCTAATGAAGGTTTTTGATGTCTCATTTCTTCACTTGCTTGTGCTTGCGACTCCATGACATTGACTCGTTCTTCCATCCGTTGAAAACCGCGAGTTGCACTGTCAGAGTTAAATCCATTTAATGCATGGTTGACTTGTGTTTGAACCTTAGCGGCTTCTGCACGAGCGACCAACATCTCGCGTTTACTTTTCATCTTTTGATACTCGTTTTTCATTTCATCAAGTTTCATTCGTAGATTATCAGAGAGAGCTTTTGCCTTATCATACTCCTGACCAAGGGCATCAGCTTTTTCTTGCTGTTCTTTTTTATCTTGAAGTGCTTTGCGTGCAAGATCCT from Sulfoacidibacillus ferrooxidans includes:
- a CDS encoding PspA/IM30 family protein; the protein is MALFKRIRDITAASVNDILDKAEDPVKMVNQFLRDMESDINEAEGAVAKEIAVEKRFLEQRNEALAIVAKRQEQAEKALVLGNEDLARKALQDKKEQQEKADALGQEYDKAKALSDNLRMKLDEMKNEYQKMKSKREMLVARAEAAKVQTQVNHALNGFNSDSATRGFQRMEERVNVMESQAQASEEMRHQKPSLDDEFKQLGDSEVDDELAALKLKLAQKADA